One window of Amaranthus tricolor cultivar Red isolate AtriRed21 chromosome 11, ASM2621246v1, whole genome shotgun sequence genomic DNA carries:
- the LOC130827509 gene encoding receptor-like protein kinase HERK 1 has protein sequence MGYRDTIIMLVLLLCLAWFSNEVYADTFLVDCGSTTNTTVGSRVFLADNYASKYLTTSSNILANSPGNTILRLYQTTRIFDKTTSYKFPISQMGRYFIRLHFYPFTYMSYNLNTAKFTVSAQQFVLLSDFTPPKSSIVKEYSLIVTSKELEIILNPASNSVAFLNALEVFLVPDGLIQDDATLTNPLEAFKGLLNVALETVFRVNMGGPLVDSSNDTLWRSWVPDDRFLEHKDFGVAIPDKPVKYKTGLATTDDAPPAVYGTCRRLNVNSTGDDVSVNFNVTWNFYIQPGFQYLIRFHYCDIVSTSLNELYFNAFVDSWRVSQNLDLSTVTIGSLGTPVFYDFVTPAISDDKLRISIGPNTQNGNLPDAILNGLEIMKMSSSKNTLDGAAVIPSLQGDSKSKMVVIVGVVVGGVSLLVLAVIFVFFCRRRSKNLAHGHSKTWIPLSLTGGTSYTMGSKYSNGTVTSIASNLGYRIPFAAIQEATNNFDESWVIGIGGFGKVYKGVLNDGTKVAVKRGNPQSQQGLAEFQTEIEMLSQFRHRHLVSLIGYCDEKNEMILIYEYMENGTLKGHLYGAGNPCLSWKQRLEACIGSARGLHYLHTGYAKAVIHRDVKSANILLDESFMAKVADFGLSKTGPELDQTHVSTAVKGSFGYLDPEYFRRQQLTEKSDVYSFGVVLFEVLCARPVIDPTLSREMVNLAEWALKWQKKGQLEQIIDPNLQGNIKPESLRKFGETAEKCLADYGVDRPSMGDVLWNLEYALQLQEATVPDDPEEHSTNVIENIAPQVKDFNANDVSNVSSVQYETTNVDDLSGVSMSRVFSQLVKSEGR, from the coding sequence ATGGGCTATAGAGATACTATTATTATGTTGGTCTTGTTACTATGCCTAGCTTGGTTTTCTAATGAAGTTTATGCTGATACTTTTCTGGTAGATTGTGGCTCAACAACTAATACCACTGTAGGCAGTAGGGTGTTCTTGGCTGATAACTATGCCTCAAAATATCTTACAACATCATCCAACATTCTGGCAAATAGTCCTGGGAATACCATTTTACGGTTGTATCAAACCACTAGAATTTTCGATAAAACAACGAGTTACAAGTTTCCCATAAGCCAAATGGGACGATACTTCATCCGTCTCCATTTCTACCCGTTTACTTACATGTCTTACAATTTGAACACCGCAAAGTTCACAGTTTCTGCTCAGCAGTTTGTCCTCCTTAGTGATTTTACCCCTCCAAAATCGTCTATTGTGAAAGAGTACTCCCTTATCGTTACTTCAAAAGAGCTTGAAATTATATTAAACCCTGCCTCGAATTCTGTGGCTTTCTTGAACGCGTTAGAAGTATTCTTAGTTCCTGATGGGTTAATTCAAGATGATGCCACCTTAACTAACCCGCTTGAAGCCTTCAAGGGTCTTTTGAATGTCGCTTTAGAAACTGTTTTCAGGGTGAATATGGGAGGGCCTTTGGTTGACAGTAGCAATGACACTCTTTGGCGAAGTTGGGTTCCCGATGATAGATTCTTGGAGCATAAGGATTTTGGTGTTGCTATCCCGGATAAGCCAGTTAAATACAAGACAGGTTTAGCTACGACAGATGATGCACCACCGGCTGTTTATGGAACTTGTAGAAGGCTGAATGTTAACAGTACCGGGGATGATGTCAGTGTAAATTTCAACGTCACTTGGAATTTTTACATACAGCCAGGGTTCCAATATTTAATCCGGTTTCATTACTGTGATATAGTGAGTACATCTTTGAACGAACTATATTTCAATGCGTTTGTAGATTCATGGCGAGTTTCTCAAAACCTTGATCTTAGCACCGTCACTATTGGATCTTTGGGTACTCCtgttttttatgattttgttaCACCAGCAATATCGGATGATAAGCTTCGTATAAGCATTGGACCAAACACCCAAAATGGGAATCTTCCTGATGCTATTTTAAATGGGCTGGAGATTATGAAAATGAGCAGTTCGAAAAACACCCTAGATGGGGCTGCTGTTATCCCTTCTTTGCAGGGCGATTCCAAGAGTAAGATGGTTGTGATCGTTGGGGTAGTTGTCGGGGGAGTCTCGCTCCTTGTTTTGGCAGTCATTTTCGTGTTCTTCTGTAGAAGGAGAAGCAAGAATCTGGCTCACGGTCATTCTAAGACATGGATTCCACTCTCTCTTACCGGAGGGACTTCTTACACGATGGGAAGCAAGTACTCAAACGGTACTGTCACTAGTATAGCTTCAAACTTGGGGTATCGCATTCCTTTTGCCGCCATTCAAGAGGCAACCAACAATTTCGATGAGAGTTGGGTCATTGGAATTGGTGGTTTCGGGAAGGTGTACAAGGGTGTCTTAAACGATGGCACCAAGGTGGCTGTAAAACGGGGTAATCCTCAATCTCAGCAAGGCCTAGCTGAATTTCAAACAGAAATCGAAATGCTCTCACAATTTCGCCACCGCCATCTGGTCTCGTTAATAGGATATTGTGATGAGAAAAATGAGATGATCTTGATCTACGAGTACATGGAAAACGGAACCCTTAAAGGCCATCTCTATGGAGCCGGAAATCCTTGTCTTAGTTGGAAGCAAAGGCTCGAGGCATGCATTGGTTCGGCCAGAGGCCTTCACTACCTCCATACCGGTTATGCAAAAGCAGTTATTCATCGGGATGTTAAGTCAGCCAACATTTTACTTGACGAGAGTTTCATGGCTAAAGTTGCTGATTTCGGTCTTTCAAAGACCGGACCAGAGCTTGATCAGACCCATGTTAGTACAGCTGTAAAGGGAAGTTTCGGATACCTTGATCCTGAATATTTTAGAAGACAACAGCTTACTGAAAAGTCAGATGTGTATTCATTCGGGGTAGTCTTGTTCGAAGTTCTTTGTGCAAGGCCTGTCATTGATCCCACATTGTCGCGGGAAATGGTTAATTTAGCCGAGTGGGCATTGAAGTGGCAGAAAAAAGGGCAACTCGAACAAATCATAGACCCTAATCTACAAGGCAACATAAAGCCGGAGTCTCTTAGAAAGTTCGGGGAAACTGCTGAAAAGTGTTTGGCCGATTATGGTGTTGACAGGCCGTCAATGGGAGACGTTTTGTGGAACTTAGAGTACGCACTACAACTTCAAGAGGCCACAGTCCCGGATGATCCTGAAGAACACAGCACGAATGTGATCGAAAATATTGCTCCACAAGTTAAGGATTTCAATGCCAATGATGTCTCTAATGTTTCTTCTGTTCAATACGAAACAACAAATGTTGATGATCTTTCGGGTGTGTCTATGAGCAGGGTGTTTTCTCAGTTAGTGAAATCAGAAGGCCGATGA